The Scylla paramamosain isolate STU-SP2022 chromosome 30, ASM3559412v1, whole genome shotgun sequence DNA window agggaggtttcaagacacttatccaccaatttttgaccactgccttgacccttttacgggactggcatttcagtgggcattttttttattgatttttgttgcccttggccagtgttcttcttacataaaaaaaaaaaaaaaaaaaaaaaaaatatatatatatatatatatatatatatatatatatatatatatatatatatatatatatatatatatatatatatatatatatatatatatatatatatatatatatatatatatatatatatatatataatcattataatcatgatacatgtttctcgtaataaacTTTCGTTTACATATGTACGGCACTTCCTATGGATATTGGcgttcttgtaggtaacaatctaaaaaaaaaaaaaaacactcaaaatacttgtttttggtaatgtcgttctttttctacgtaaacagctcaaaaacactcaaaggacacatTTATAGTAAagatgttttctttccccatatagggtgttatacATGATTTGTACCGATTTCGTAcctaactcgctcataaacactaaaaaaatcacgtttttaggaaataacaccaaaaatacttgtttttggtaatgttattgtctttctccttaaaaggtgttttgcataggctttagcgtttaggtacgtGAAGacctgaaaaatactgaaaagacatctTTTCAGGGATGTTCTCCATCCATATaatgggtgctttccatggcttttaggtttttggtacctaatatgcacaaaaaacatttaaaagatacgtttctagGAATGTCGTTTCGTATAGCCatattttttcatgcattttggcgatttggtgcctaacaatgtgaaaatcatttaaattatacgtttttgatgtagttgatgtgtttttccataaagagtgatATTAATGCGTCTTCTCatttagtaccaaaaaagctcaaaaacattcaaaatacaagttcttcgtaatgtcttctttccccatatagggtatttagCTTaacaaagcacaaaaacactcaaaatgtaagTGTTTTATGAGGTTGATTTTGTTTCCGTAATACAGggttgctttccatgtttttttttttttttttttttatcattctggtGACTAGCACGGTcataaacgctcaaaagacacgttactggaaatgtaatttattttctttatacaggGTGCTTCGcttgtattttggcgttttggtatctaaagatgtgaaatacacttcaaatacacgtttttgataatgttgttctgtgtctCCGTATATAgtgcttttcattccttttagcgttttgataagctcaaaaacagtcataacTCACGTTCCTTtgaatgtcttttcgttttctcatatagggtaatttccatgcatatCGTAATGTTATCTCTgtctccataaagattgttttccattcgttttagtgttttagaaaCTCAAAACcacttataataaacatttctcgtaatgtcatttttttttccatataggatactttcaatgaattttggctttttctgtgtaacaagctaaaaaacaatcaaaagacttgttttttggtaatgttattcccgTTCCCCATcatgagtgttttgcatgccttttagtgttttgttacataagtagctcaaacaccctcaaaagacattatttttaatgttgttttgttttcccgtatagggtgctttccatgcttttaagcgttttggcgcctagcacgctcatacacactgaaaagacacttttccgataatctcatttccttcccccaaatatggtgctttgcatgaattttggcgttatggcccCTAAAAAGGGAAATGCATtaaaatgtacgttttttttttttttatataatgttattcatgcgttttagcgttcaggtatctaagaaacattcaaactacacgtttcttttaatgtctttttgtttctcttcatagggtattttgcatgcacttgtgcgtttttgtacgtaagcaTGTCAAAAATACTCAAGAGACTTCTATTcggtaatgttgtcctcttactccgtatagagtggtattaacaCGTTTTTACATTTTGGTACCCAAGGAGCTCAAAATcaatcattatacatgtttctagtaatgtctttttgttttactattATGTTTCcaataatatcttttcgttttcccatataggttactttacatgcattttggcgtttttctacttaacatgctaaaaacactcaaaatacttgtttttcggtaaagttattctgtgtCCATGAAGtctgtttttcatgcgttttagcgttttggtatgtaagattttcaaaacactcaaaagacacttttcataatgttgttttgcttcatATTTTGGGTGAATTCtatggttttagcgttttggtatataacacgctaaaaacacacacaccaaaaaaaaaaaaaaaaaaaaaattcgtttctggtaatgccgtttcatttccccatttgCATTTTTGCCaaatggctttgcatgcattttcgcttttAGGTAACTgttaaaaccactcaaaatacacgtttttggtaatgttctttctccatatacgaGTAGAGCGctattcatacattttagctttttcaaacctaagaacctcaaaaacactcatagtatatacatgtttctcgttatgtcgttttgttttcccatatagggtatttttcatgcattttggcgttttactacttaacaaactaaaaaaaaaacactcaaaatacacgtttttcagtAAAGTTATGCTTTTTATCAACAAAGAGTGTTTTGCCGGTATTTTAGtaatttggtacataagtaggaaaaaaaaacgtttttcagtaaagttatgtttttttttttatcaacaaaGAGTGTTTTGCCGGTATTTTAGtaatttggtacataagtaggaaaaaaaaaattcaaaaagagacgttttgggtattttttattttttcctatatgAAGTGCTTTCCAATTTTTTTAGTGATTagcacactcataaacacttaaaagacacgtttctagaaatttctttttcttttctcatatggGGTGacttgcatgcagtttggctttttggtacctaacaatgataaatactcttaaaatacacactcttggtaatgttcttatgtttctccatattgagtctTATTTATGAATTTTATCGTTTAGGTGCCTAAGTTGAAAACAGTtaataatgcacgtttctcgtaaacttttctcatttttatatagggtactttgcatgcattctggTGTTTGTCTAGGTAatatgtgagtgtttttgagcttgttacttgcgaaaacgacaaaatgaatgcactttatatggggaaacgaaaagacagtaAAAGAAACCTGTAtcaaaattatcaaaaatagctcaaaaattaagatacaaatttttggtaacgttaagagcttaaacacacttaaaatgcacAATCCTCGTAATGTCTCTTAGTTTCCCAATATTgggtactttccatggatttttgtatttttgtacgaaagaagctgaaaacattcataataactgtttttggtaaagttttttgtttcccaatatagaatgttttccatgtttttttttttttttttcgttttggtgcctaacgtgtttataaacactcaaaagacacgtttctggaaatgtcgtttctccTCGCCATAtaatgctttgcatgtattttggcgttttggtacctaaacatATGAAGTacgctgaaaataaacgtttttattaatgttataatgcttcttcatatagaatgctattcatgcgttttagtgtttaggtacctaagaagcttaaaaactctcatattACACGTCtgtggtaatgtcctttcatttccccatataaggtacattGCCTGAATTTTGCGTTTTTCCACGTAACAagcacccaaaaaaaaaaaaaaaaaagaataaaagaaaaaaaaaacattaaaaacacttgtttttcatgATGTTATTATCTTGTCCCTAAAgagtgtttgcatgcgttttagtgttttggttcaTTATAAGTTCAATAACATTGAAAagacccatatagggtgatttccatgctttttggcgttttcgtgcctaattcgctcaaaaccactcaaagagacatgtcgtttcgtttccccctatAGTGAACTTTACATGGTTattagcgctttggtacctaataatgcgAAAAACAATCgaaatacatgcttttggtaatgctgttctatttctcgatatagatatgttattcatgtgttttagcatttagtgcctaaaaagctcaaaactccTATAATACACTATTCTCAaaatgtcttttagtttccccatgtatttatttatttatttatttttttttgtcattttttgtgTAACGAGTTTAGAAACTcttaaatacacgtttttggtaaaggcaTACTgtttatcaatatcattattattattggtaatattgttttgttttcctttatagggttcTTTCAATactttttgcctaacacgctcataaacactcaaaagactcgtttctggatgtcttttttcaccatatagggtactttggaTGTTTTTTGTGGGGGCGTTTTGGTATCcattaatgtgaaatacactcaaaatatacggtttttgttatgtgtttctgtttctctatatagagagctGTTCATCCGTTTTAGCCTTTAGGTACCTATTCTCACCAttctcaccagacgcaaggtaggcaatgcctgtcagtgtccggcctctacgaatcttctccaaaggtctctatccatgaaatcctcatctctggttatttcttgtagatttcttccccttcgttcagtagcttcttccactccctgcatccatcgcttcctaggtcgtcccaccggcctcctgcctagaggaacccattccagaaacttccttgcgtatcttgtatcttccattctttggacatgtccataccatctcaatttgttcttttcaattatcttcagtacagatgttatccctaatctctctctggtttcttcatttctaattctatcaagtctggtcacacctcggatcattctcagaactctcatttctgctgcttgtatttgtgaagatgttcttgttgtcagtgtccaagtttctgacccatatagaagtactggtcttagtattgttgtaaatattatggttttagcttttgttggaatattcttatctttaagtatgggatacaatgcactgacatttgcattgtacttctgtattctatttaaaatttctatattctgtctgttttcctcgtcgaaaagtactcccagataacaaaatttgtcggtctgcttcagtttaacgttttctatgtaaatattacattcctcctttattctgccaactttcattatttctgttttttgtttgttcattctcattccttccctatttaagacatcattccatcttgtcatggcctcttgaagatcttgttggcttcctgtcacgacagcgacatcgtctgcataggccagcgtgatctctttgtcctctcttacacacacttccttcaggcatctgtccatgtatataatgaatagcaaaggagagagcactcccccttgtctcactcctgccttaatgctaaaccattcactctccagctctctgttcttgactctgctctccgtgttcttatatatactcttaattactcgtatcagtttagagtttatgccgtagtcttgatgttgtaagactctccacaagcgatctcttctaattctatcaaaggctttttccagATCTATAAAAGCGACATATTTATTAATGCTCCACTCCCAACtcttctccattatcatctttaaagtgaacactagatctgtcgtgctcctattgggcctgaaaccatactgccatattcctagtttctcctcgacacaggttcttaatcttttctcaactattctttcatacaattttccaacatgagataacagggatatacctctataatttgcacaatctgttttactgcctttcttatatattggacatactattgctttgtgccagtcatggggcactttctcctctttccacgcattactgaaaatgtacctcatccactctacacattcttccccagcagctttaaatagctctatagggagctcgtcgtcccctggggctttgccgcttctcatcttctttagtgcctccttcacttcctctatactgatctcatttgggttctctccttgttccttctgtatatctagattccgctcttcatccacttccacatcctccacatttagaagttcttggaagtattctctccatctttcttcaatctcctgtggttttgttagtagttctcctgttttgttcattattgcatatgttgattagttatttcctttcctatagttCTTAGCCATGCTaaacaataattttcttgttccttctacgtctctctctagaTCTTGACCAATCTTGATCCACATGTCCTCCTTGGCTGCTCTTTTGGTTGCTTCTGCACTGtttcgtttatctacgtaatcttctctatcttcaatgtttcttgttttcatccattttctgaaagatcttgttttttctttgactgcttccttaacatcataagtccaccatgcagtacttttctttttggttccatatttgattttaataccaactgtctcctcagctgccccatacacagtgttcttgaatttattccattgttcttctatgttcatttcttccaattccagttcggttggttttcgtaatgttaccaGTTGCCGCAgtgcttgcttcttctcttcgtccttgaggttttccagtttgaatctcttttgctttttcttgactttttcctttggttttacAATTTTCAATTTAGCCACCACCAACCTGTGGTCAGAGTCTAAGGACACAGATGGTATGGTCCTGATATCTTTAAATATGTTTTCCTTGTTGGTGAGAAACAGGTCAATCATTGACCTCTCAGTATATCCTTGTTGTGCTGCATTCCACCGATACCATGTCCATTTATGGCTCTCCTGATGTTTATAATAAGTATTCATAATGGACATGTTATTCATCACACAATaatctattattctttctccctcctggttCCTTTCGCCAATGCTAAACTCTCCGATGACGTGCTCTActccatctctattctgtccgacatgtccattcatgtctcccatgacaatgacattctcgtgatgtcttattGTTTCTGTCATTTCCTGTAGAGTTTCATAAAactgctctttctccctcagacTTCTGCCCTGTTGTGGAGCATATGTTTGGATAATGCTAATTTTTTGTCTGTTCTATAGTTAACGTTATACCCatcactctctcatttctgcaGTCCATACTGTCCATCCTTTCTGCCATCAGTGGTGACATCATTATAGCAACCCCATGTCTTCCATCCTCATTACTACTATATATgatcttataattttcatgtaatgtttttctcctttccctttgatTCTAGTTTCACATAATCCAACGATTtccagctttctttccttcatcatctctattatttcctcttctttatccttgaaTGTTGCCAAGTTTATCGTTGCAatctttattgtcttttgtttcctattttcatgtCCAGTTCCATTCCGGTTCGTTACCCTTTGGTCAGTCCGATTCCGAGGCACGTTCTGCGTTTCTTGAGCAAAAACTGTAACACCAGTGGCTTGCTAGGCCTATCCTGGCTCTTCGGAACTGTTAATTAGTCCTTTCCTGCTGCTTATTGCCCCCAACTGGTTACAGGGAATCTCCTACTAGTCCCCGTACCTATAAAGTTGATAAATATTTATATCGtaattacctttcctttcctcatataggacaCTTGGCATGTATATCGGCGTTtgtttacgtaacaagcacaaaaacactgaaaatacttctttttggtaatatatatattcataaaggttttttttttttttttttattcaggcgttttagagttttcgtacgtaagcaactgaaaaacactcaaaagacacgttttttgataTTGctattttctattcccatataaggtgttttcagTACTTTTTAGCATTTCGGTGCCTAGCACGCTAATAAACACTCAGttaacacgtttttggaaatatcgCTTTCTTTTCCAATAGAAAGTgcattttatgcattttggggttttggtgttttactgaaaaaaaaaaaaaatgcaaatacacgtttctgttaatgttattctgtttttgaacctaaaaagcacaaaaacactcataataaacgattCATGCAGTCTTTTCCATATTAAGAGTAGTTTGTATGCTTTTTggaatttttctacgtaacatgctgaaaaacaaaaaaaattcttagtttttgtaatattattcattttctccataacatatatttttgcgtgcgttttagcattttggagcgtaagaattatatatatatatatatatatatatatatatatatatatatatatatatatatatatatatatatatatatatatatatatatatatatatacatatatatataaatagacacgtttttcgtaatgctggtggtacctaacatgctcaaaacacttaaaagacacgtttcttgtaaggtcgtttcatttcctcgtatcaaaagcttttgcaggcattttggcgttttagtatataacaaagtgaaaacaatcaaaatacacatctttgttaatgttctgtttctcctgaaagaaatatattaacgcgttttcgcgttgttgtacctaacacactcaaatacagttctaatacacgtttttttatgagtgctattcatgcgttttagcgttgctatacctaacacgttcaaataCTGTTCTACTACACGTTTCTTTATACGGTACTCTTTAAGGTACTTTcaatggattttggcgtttttggacATAATATGttaaaaaacacgcaaaatgtgtttctccataaaggttgttttcaaattttttttcagtgtttgggTACGGAattatctcaaaaacactcaaaatacacgtttctggtaccGTTGTCTTGTCCCATATACGGTATACGGTGCTTaatatgtctttttttatggagaagtttaatttttccataattcatgctttgcatacattttagggtTTTAGCACCTAACAATACActgaaattacacgtttttcgtaatattgttctctttctccatatagaatcctattcatgcattttagtgattTAATAAATAAGAACCtcaaagactcataatacacgttccagaaaatgtctttttgtgttttcatatatgttatttgcatacattttggcaatATCTAAACaagaagctcaaatacactcaaaatttttgttttgggggaaagtttcttcataaagggggCTTTGCAaacgttttaatgttttggtatgtaagaattaaaaaaaaaaaactaaaaagaagttttgataattttcttttcccttattcgatagtttccatgttttttttttttagcgttttggtgcaaaaCACGTTGAGAAACGAtcaaaaagacatatttctggtaatttcgtttcgttttcttaAATAGGTTGCTTTGCGGGCATTTTTCTTTGGTGGGGTTACCAAacaatgagaaagagactgaaaatactcgtacatgtttttggtaatgttctgtttctccatatagagtgctattcatgagttttatcgttttggtacctaagaatatcAAATACTCTGATgatacacgttttttcgtaatgttctttcgttttccaatactttccatgcattttggcgttttttacgtaacaaaattaaaaacattcataataattgtttttggtaatattattgtttttctccacAAAAGGCATGTGTttatgcgttttggtacgtaaatagcttaAGGCATGTTTATGGAAATGTAGTTTCTTTTCGCcatataggattctttgcatgtactttggcgagTGAAATACtctaaaaaacacgtttttggtaatattgttctgtctctgtatgttttagtgttttgctatttaaaaagctaaaaaaaaaaataaaaaaaaatacacacgtctcgtaatgtcttttcatgttcccatacagggtacttcagctgcattatggcgtttttttatacgtaacaagtaaaaaaaatctctcaaaatacttgttattggtaatattattctgtttctccatacagcttgctattcatgcattttagcgttttgttacctatagAATTCAAAATCACCTAttatacacgattttcttaatcaattttttgttttcccatagaggGTAAATTACATTTGGAACAcaattctggtaatgttttttttttttcttttgtcaaatagagtgctatttatgcgtttttatgtGTTGGTACcgaagaatctcaaaacactcataatgcacgtttctcgtaatgcattTTCGTTTTACCCTTTCAcaatactttccatgcttttttgggggggcgtttttcaacgtacaaaaagtttaaaaacactcaaaaagcttatttttggtaatattattctgtttctcgataaagagttctggtatgtaagaagctgaaaacactcaaatgatacatttttggtaattttgttttttcttcctatataaagtgctttccatactttttagttATGGGGCCTAAGATGTACAAAAACACTCGAGATACTTTTCCTGgaatattgtttcctttccgtgcattttggcgttttggtgccaaacaatgtgcaaaaacacgtttttggtaatgttctcttcctcattatagagtgttattaaccCATTTTCgaattttggtagctaagaagtttaaaaacgctcataatacatgtttcttgtattgtcttttcgtttcccgatatagggtacttttcatgcattttggcgtcattttacgtaacaagctcaatcaCACTTATAATAGTTgcttttggttatgttttcTCACAAAGcgtttttccatgcatttttgggtttggtaagtagctcaaaacatttaaaagagaccttttttggtaatgttttcttttcgcatatagggtgccttgaatgctttttagcgttttggtacataacacgctcatacacactcatacacactggaaatgtcgtttcctcttcctgtatAAGGTGaattgcatgcactttggtgtgtgaaatacacctaaaaattcatgtttttgttaatgttgctgTCTATCTACATATATAGTGCCATTCCTGCATTTCAGCACTTCAGAATCTATGAAGCTaataaacaatcataatacacgtttctcttaatgtctttcttttccgcATACATGGTA harbors:
- the LOC135116064 gene encoding uncharacterized protein LOC135116064, whose amino-acid sequence is MTETIRHHENVIVMGDMNGHVGQNRDGVEHVIGEFSIGERNQEGERIIDYCVMNNMSIMNTYYKHQESHKWTWYRWNAAQQGYTERSMIDLFLTNKENIFKDIRTIPSVSLDSDHRLVVAKLKIVKPKEKVKKKQKRFKLENLKDEEKKQALRQLIWKKPLIELEEIACGESYNIKTTA